In the Puniceicoccaceae bacterium genome, one interval contains:
- the gatC gene encoding Asp-tRNA(Asn)/Glu-tRNA(Gln) amidotransferase subunit GatC, whose amino-acid sequence MATNDEFDIHYVAKLARLELSESEQVTFTEQLGKIIHYFQKLREVDTQGVEPTAHATPLFDVLRSDIPGQPLTREQALQNAPQHTDNQVIVPRVVE is encoded by the coding sequence ATGGCAACCAACGATGAGTTCGACATTCACTACGTCGCCAAGCTCGCACGGCTCGAGCTGAGCGAATCCGAACAGGTCACTTTTACCGAACAACTGGGTAAAATCATTCACTACTTCCAAAAGTTGCGCGAGGTGGACACCCAGGGAGTGGAACCCACCGCCCACGCCACGCCGCTCTTTGATGTGCTGCGATCCGACATTCCAGGGCAGCCTCTCACTCGCGAGCAGGCACTGCAAAACGCCCCCCAACACACGGACAACCAGGTCATCGTACCCCGGGTTGTAGAATAA
- the gatB gene encoding Asp-tRNA(Asn)/Glu-tRNA(Gln) amidotransferase subunit GatB: MSDYEAVIGLEVHVQLKTQSKMFTDAPYTYGAEPNSLTNPVVLGMPGTLPVLNREAIEKTIQVGLMLGCTIPPVSKWDRKHYFYPDMPKNYQISQYDQPLCLGGSVEIEMLSTSRNIMGEHREVKLTRIHLEEDVGKLTHTGDSSWVDYNRAGAPLIEIVTEPDLFSPEEAFAFLTALRNNLQFAGMSDCDMEKGQMRCDANVSVRPKGSQTLGTKVELKNLNSISGVKNGLAYEIERQIRELQAGRTLTQETRRWDADQNMTYVMRTKEEAHDYRYFPDPDLMPVRISEEWKSALAAELPEMPFDRQRRYMDDLELPYTVTSVICPNRALVEFFEAALLIHANAKGIANFIANDLLRELSNRSSETEKVELNDLPITPAHIASLVDLVDRNVISNQIAKDLFPEMVETGTLPADIVEAKGLKQSSDTGAIEAICRDVIDANPRPASEFREGNEKAINALKGQVMKATQGKANPKLVDEILRNILME; the protein is encoded by the coding sequence ATGAGCGACTACGAAGCAGTCATCGGACTTGAGGTCCACGTGCAACTGAAGACACAGAGCAAAATGTTCACGGATGCACCCTACACCTACGGTGCAGAACCCAACAGCCTGACCAATCCGGTCGTTCTCGGAATGCCCGGTACTTTGCCCGTGCTCAACCGCGAGGCGATCGAAAAGACCATTCAGGTTGGACTGATGCTCGGATGCACGATTCCCCCCGTTTCCAAATGGGATCGCAAGCACTACTTCTATCCGGACATGCCCAAAAACTACCAGATCTCCCAATACGACCAGCCGCTTTGCCTCGGCGGTTCCGTGGAGATCGAGATGCTGAGCACCTCCCGCAACATCATGGGAGAACACCGCGAGGTTAAACTCACCCGCATTCATCTGGAGGAGGATGTCGGCAAGCTCACGCACACCGGGGACTCCAGCTGGGTGGACTATAATCGCGCCGGTGCTCCCCTGATTGAAATCGTCACCGAACCGGATCTCTTTTCTCCCGAAGAGGCCTTCGCATTTCTCACCGCTTTGCGCAACAATCTGCAGTTTGCTGGCATGTCGGACTGTGATATGGAAAAAGGGCAGATGCGCTGCGATGCCAATGTCTCCGTCCGCCCCAAAGGCAGCCAGACGCTCGGAACCAAGGTTGAGCTGAAAAACCTCAACAGCATCAGCGGGGTAAAGAATGGTTTGGCCTACGAAATCGAGCGTCAGATTCGCGAGCTGCAGGCAGGGCGAACCCTCACGCAGGAAACCCGACGCTGGGATGCCGACCAAAACATGACCTACGTCATGCGCACCAAGGAAGAGGCCCATGACTATCGCTACTTTCCCGATCCTGACTTGATGCCTGTGCGCATCTCTGAGGAATGGAAAAGCGCGTTGGCTGCGGAACTTCCCGAAATGCCCTTTGACCGCCAACGCCGCTATATGGACGATCTCGAACTGCCCTACACCGTAACTTCTGTGATCTGTCCAAACCGCGCCCTGGTCGAGTTCTTCGAAGCCGCATTGTTGATCCATGCCAATGCCAAGGGAATTGCCAACTTCATCGCCAATGACCTGCTCCGGGAGTTATCCAATCGAAGTTCTGAAACCGAAAAGGTCGAACTCAACGATTTACCCATCACCCCCGCCCACATCGCAAGCCTCGTGGATTTGGTCGACCGCAACGTCATTTCCAATCAAATTGCCAAAGACTTGTTTCCCGAAATGGTGGAAACCGGAACCCTGCCCGCTGACATCGTAGAGGCAAAGGGACTCAAACAATCCTCGGACACTGGAGCCATCGAAGCCATCTGCCGGGATGTGATTGATGCCAACCCGCGCCCAGCGTCCGAATTTCGCGAGGGCAACGAAAAAGCCATCAACGCTTTGAAGGGACAGGTCATGAAAGCCACCCAGGGAAAAGCCAATCCCAAGCTGGTCGACGAAATCCTTCGCAATATCCTCATGGAATAA
- the pheS gene encoding phenylalanine--tRNA ligase subunit alpha: protein MDQELTAILSRARTEASGIHNRGAYEAFKASFMGPQGSFTSVRKQIASVPKEEKPAFGKKLNELKGELEAIFAGIENSLEAAELAARIGPAIDPTLPSPDVSLGTQHPLSQILDRIVHIFEKVGFTVASGSEVETEFFCFDALNTPPEHPARAEQDTYYLPRTTGFSNIPQQSDERYVLRPHTSSVQIRTMFKEGVPLRILSPGRTFRRDTADATHSANFHQIEGLFVDKHVTVRDLKAILDYFAKELLGKDAKVRFRPHFFPYTEPSFEVDFSAEHLGKVGKKWIEIMGCGMVDPKVFEAVGVDPTLYSGYAFGMGIERIAMIATGVDDIRYFYQNDQRFLRQFAR, encoded by the coding sequence GGGGCCTCAGGGAAGTTTCACCAGCGTACGCAAGCAGATCGCTTCCGTTCCCAAGGAGGAAAAACCCGCATTTGGAAAGAAGCTCAATGAACTCAAGGGTGAACTCGAAGCCATCTTTGCCGGGATCGAAAACTCTCTCGAAGCGGCTGAACTGGCCGCACGCATTGGTCCTGCAATTGACCCGACCCTGCCTTCTCCCGATGTGTCGCTCGGCACCCAGCATCCGCTCTCTCAAATCCTTGATCGCATCGTGCACATCTTTGAGAAGGTGGGATTCACCGTGGCTTCGGGAAGCGAGGTCGAGACCGAATTCTTTTGCTTCGATGCGCTCAATACTCCTCCTGAACACCCTGCACGGGCCGAACAGGACACCTACTACCTTCCCCGAACCACAGGTTTTTCCAACATCCCTCAGCAAAGCGACGAGCGCTATGTGCTCCGTCCCCATACGTCGAGTGTGCAAATCCGCACCATGTTCAAGGAAGGGGTTCCGCTTCGCATCCTCTCACCGGGCCGAACCTTTCGGCGCGATACGGCAGATGCCACTCATTCCGCCAATTTCCATCAGATTGAGGGTTTGTTTGTGGACAAACATGTCACCGTGCGCGATCTGAAGGCCATTCTCGATTACTTCGCCAAAGAACTGCTGGGCAAGGATGCCAAGGTGCGCTTTCGCCCGCATTTTTTCCCCTACACAGAACCAAGCTTTGAGGTCGATTTTTCGGCCGAACACCTCGGCAAGGTCGGCAAAAAGTGGATTGAAATCATGGGCTGCGGCATGGTGGATCCGAAGGTCTTCGAAGCAGTCGGCGTCGATCCGACTCTTTATTCCGGCTACGCATTTGGCATGGGTATCGAGCGCATTGCCATGATCGCCACTGGCGTGGACGACATTCGCTACTTCTATCAAAACGACCAGCGTTTCCTCCGCCAGTTCGCCCGCTGA
- the gatA gene encoding Asp-tRNA(Asn)/Glu-tRNA(Gln) amidotransferase subunit GatA has product METELPFLTAHEIQARRKAGSLTSEALVTALLERVQLLNPTLNCFLGVDAEHALEQARASDERLRNQQTLGVLDGIPVALKNNMAIEGQPLTCASRILEHFIPPYSATVVDKLRAAGAIVWGRLNMDEFAMGSSNETSYFGPARNPWDSTRSPGGSSGGSAAAVAAGMSPLTLGSDTGGSIRQPASFCGVYGLKPTYGRVSRYGLVAFASSLDQIGPFARSVDDLAVLLSLISGVDPKDSSSFPTDVPDYSAALKEADSYCPCIGVPKEYFDYPMDDAVLQPIRDAIDFYQRKGCEIREISLPNSSLAVPTYYILATAEASSNLARFDGIRYTHRSESAQDVMEVYFKSRGEGFGEEVKRRIILGTFALSSGYHDAYYLKAQQVRTLIRNDFNSAFEGVDLVLTPTAPTPAFRLSEQCTDPLTMYLNDIFTIPANLAGLPALSVPCGFTPENLPVAFQLIAPHFEESRLLLAAKRFESNHDIHATHPRLG; this is encoded by the coding sequence ATGGAAACCGAACTTCCCTTTCTGACCGCTCACGAGATTCAGGCCCGTCGCAAGGCAGGCTCCCTGACCTCTGAAGCACTGGTAACGGCACTGCTCGAACGCGTGCAACTCCTCAACCCGACGCTGAATTGTTTCCTCGGAGTCGATGCCGAGCATGCCCTGGAACAGGCGCGTGCATCTGACGAACGCCTGCGCAACCAGCAAACACTCGGGGTGCTCGACGGCATTCCCGTTGCGCTCAAAAACAACATGGCAATCGAAGGTCAGCCTCTGACCTGTGCCAGCCGCATTCTTGAGCACTTCATCCCCCCCTACAGCGCAACCGTTGTCGACAAACTCAGGGCAGCCGGGGCCATTGTCTGGGGACGGCTCAACATGGATGAATTCGCAATGGGTTCCTCCAATGAAACCTCCTACTTCGGTCCGGCACGCAATCCCTGGGACTCCACACGCAGCCCCGGGGGCAGCAGTGGTGGCAGTGCTGCGGCAGTTGCGGCAGGCATGTCGCCCCTCACTCTGGGAAGCGACACGGGCGGCTCCATCCGCCAGCCCGCCTCATTTTGCGGGGTCTATGGTCTCAAACCCACCTACGGGCGTGTGTCTCGCTACGGACTGGTCGCCTTTGCCTCGAGTCTCGACCAGATTGGCCCATTTGCCCGTTCTGTAGACGATCTCGCCGTCCTGTTGAGCCTGATTTCCGGGGTTGACCCCAAAGATTCCTCGTCCTTTCCGACCGATGTACCCGATTACAGTGCTGCGTTGAAAGAGGCAGACTCCTATTGTCCCTGCATCGGAGTGCCCAAGGAGTATTTTGACTACCCCATGGATGACGCCGTGCTGCAACCCATTCGCGATGCAATCGATTTTTACCAACGCAAGGGCTGCGAGATCCGGGAAATCTCCCTGCCCAACAGCTCTCTGGCCGTTCCAACCTATTACATTCTTGCCACTGCGGAGGCATCTTCAAACCTCGCGCGCTTCGACGGCATTCGCTACACGCACCGCTCCGAATCTGCTCAGGATGTCATGGAGGTTTATTTCAAAAGTCGCGGAGAAGGATTTGGCGAAGAGGTTAAACGCCGCATCATTCTGGGAACCTTCGCGCTGAGCAGTGGCTATCACGATGCCTACTACCTCAAGGCACAACAGGTGCGAACCCTCATTCGAAATGATTTCAACTCTGCATTTGAAGGTGTCGATCTGGTGCTCACACCCACGGCGCCTACGCCCGCATTTCGTCTCAGTGAGCAATGCACAGACCCTCTGACCATGTATCTCAACGACATTTTTACGATCCCGGCCAATCTTGCAGGACTCCCGGCTCTCTCGGTTCCCTGTGGTTTCACACCCGAAAACCTGCCAGTCGCCTTCCAATTGATCGCTCCACATTTCGAGGAGAGTCGATTGCTGCTCGCCGCAAAGCGTTTCGAATCCAACCACGACATTCATGCCACCCATCCCAGGCTGGGTTGA
- the pheT gene encoding phenylalanine--tRNA ligase subunit beta, with product MLISLNWLQTYIPGLNPNPEQIEEALTLIGFEVESIETRGLSPIDKVVVGEVLSKEPHPNADKLSVCKVHTGDPDHPASIVCGAQNFKVGDRVPVAVIGAELPGGFKIQKVQLRGVDSSGMMCSAKELGMGEDHSGLLILNNRPDIGTPIHEVFPKGDVVFDVEVTPNRPDCLSHLGLARELAAHFNLDRNEPVTELNAEAFSTEAKDGLLDRVVIEAAKDCHYYTAHCIRGVEIKESPDWLKTALEAIDLRPINNVVDVTNYVLHEFGQPLHAFDAAKIRGRTLRVRHAREDETLVTLDEKKRTLQPHHLLIADDERGLVIGGVMGSIDAEVDAGTVDIVLESAWFEPRQTRRTSRELGLSTDSSYRFERGIDPRGVDTAAYRALELILETAGGSLCKQCYIEGSNELPERTIELSADYVRERCGFEFDDAAIERALSALGLGLESLELSPKRWKITVPSFRADLERPIDLVEEFLRIYGTDRIPDADVQNRALLREHSMEWSLRKRMSSYLCAKGFTEAYNYTLLDASRLERQDGEHEVLRLLNPISSDQTHLRPSLIPGLLEVIRTNQHHGAMGSRFFEWGRVYVAVGSELTECLGIGFALHEHPAQRSWKTREASDFYQIKALILDLLRMAGQRLSDNLISLDSIPRYGQQGHFVKGAGLRKGGFEAEFGMLDLKFLKEQDIEGVVYAGCIAILPASIEKPEKPHRYQAFTHFPPSFKDLALVVDSKEPAARVLDAMLKTARSVSDKDLEVEDIQIFDQYAGKGLEPGTKSLAFSMTFRSKSGTLTDERVNRAFDYIQQQIESRTRYRVRR from the coding sequence ATGTTAATTTCACTGAACTGGCTGCAAACCTATATTCCCGGACTCAACCCGAATCCCGAACAAATTGAAGAGGCACTGACGCTCATCGGGTTTGAGGTCGAGTCCATCGAAACACGTGGCCTGAGTCCCATTGACAAGGTGGTTGTCGGAGAGGTTCTCAGTAAGGAACCTCACCCCAATGCCGACAAGCTCAGCGTCTGCAAAGTCCATACTGGCGACCCCGATCATCCGGCCAGCATCGTCTGCGGAGCCCAGAATTTCAAGGTCGGTGACCGCGTGCCAGTCGCAGTCATTGGTGCTGAACTTCCAGGCGGGTTCAAGATTCAGAAGGTACAGCTTCGCGGTGTGGATTCCTCGGGAATGATGTGTTCCGCAAAAGAATTGGGCATGGGAGAAGACCATTCGGGTCTGCTCATCCTCAACAATCGACCGGACATTGGAACTCCCATTCACGAGGTCTTTCCCAAGGGCGATGTGGTGTTCGACGTAGAGGTCACTCCAAACCGACCCGACTGCCTCAGCCACCTTGGACTGGCCCGCGAACTGGCTGCACACTTTAATCTCGACCGCAATGAACCGGTGACGGAACTCAACGCCGAAGCATTCTCCACCGAAGCAAAGGATGGCCTGCTCGACCGCGTTGTCATCGAAGCTGCAAAGGATTGCCACTACTACACGGCCCACTGCATTCGCGGAGTGGAAATCAAGGAGAGTCCCGACTGGCTCAAAACCGCTCTCGAAGCCATCGACCTGCGTCCGATCAACAATGTCGTCGATGTGACGAACTATGTGCTGCACGAATTCGGACAACCCCTGCACGCCTTTGATGCCGCAAAAATCCGGGGGCGCACGCTTCGTGTGCGACATGCACGCGAAGACGAAACACTGGTGACGCTCGATGAGAAGAAGCGCACCCTGCAGCCCCATCACCTGTTAATTGCAGACGACGAACGTGGACTTGTCATCGGCGGAGTCATGGGAAGCATCGATGCAGAGGTGGATGCCGGTACGGTTGATATTGTGCTTGAATCAGCATGGTTTGAACCGCGCCAGACTCGCCGCACCTCCCGTGAGCTTGGCTTGTCCACTGACAGTTCCTACCGCTTTGAGCGCGGGATCGACCCACGGGGCGTGGATACCGCTGCTTATCGAGCCCTTGAGCTTATCCTGGAGACAGCGGGCGGAAGCTTGTGCAAGCAATGTTACATCGAGGGTTCAAACGAACTGCCCGAACGCACCATCGAACTCAGTGCGGACTACGTGAGAGAACGCTGTGGTTTTGAGTTTGATGATGCTGCCATCGAGCGCGCACTCTCAGCGCTTGGCCTCGGACTCGAAAGCCTGGAGCTGTCACCCAAGCGCTGGAAGATAACCGTCCCCTCGTTCCGTGCCGACCTGGAACGCCCCATTGATCTGGTGGAGGAGTTTCTGCGCATCTATGGCACCGACCGCATTCCTGACGCCGATGTTCAAAATCGCGCATTGCTTCGCGAGCACTCCATGGAGTGGTCCCTGCGCAAGCGAATGTCCTCCTACCTGTGCGCAAAAGGATTCACCGAGGCCTACAACTACACCCTGCTCGACGCATCCAGGCTGGAACGCCAGGACGGCGAACACGAGGTCCTCAGGCTTCTCAATCCCATTTCGTCGGACCAAACCCACCTGCGTCCCTCACTCATTCCCGGCCTGCTCGAAGTCATTCGCACCAACCAACATCACGGTGCCATGGGTTCACGCTTCTTCGAATGGGGACGTGTTTATGTCGCTGTGGGTTCAGAACTGACCGAGTGTCTGGGCATCGGATTTGCGCTGCATGAACATCCGGCACAGCGCAGCTGGAAAACCCGTGAGGCTAGCGATTTCTACCAAATCAAGGCACTCATTTTAGACCTGTTGCGCATGGCTGGCCAACGTCTGTCCGACAACCTGATTTCACTCGACTCCATCCCTCGCTACGGTCAACAGGGACACTTCGTCAAGGGCGCTGGATTGCGCAAGGGTGGGTTTGAGGCGGAGTTCGGCATGCTTGACCTCAAGTTCCTCAAGGAACAGGACATTGAGGGTGTCGTCTATGCCGGTTGCATCGCCATTCTACCCGCCTCTATTGAGAAACCGGAAAAGCCCCATCGCTACCAGGCGTTTACCCACTTCCCTCCTTCCTTCAAGGATCTTGCACTGGTGGTGGACAGCAAGGAACCCGCTGCACGGGTATTGGACGCCATGCTCAAGACTGCCCGTTCGGTCAGCGACAAGGATCTTGAGGTGGAGGACATTCAGATCTTTGACCAATATGCTGGCAAGGGACTCGAACCCGGCACCAAGAGCCTTGCGTTCAGCATGACATTTCGCAGCAAATCGGGAACCCTGACCGATGAACGAGTCAATCGGGCATTCGATTACATCCAGCAACAAATCGAATCCCGAACCCGATACCGGGTGCGACGCTGA